From one Methanomassiliicoccales archaeon genomic stretch:
- a CDS encoding carbohydrate kinase family protein: MEPFLCVYGHTNIDQILRLKELPERNTSANVLSKKSFFGGTGANVATMASALGVPTALVSYVGKDLPPAFRELMVSKGVILDELVEVEGEETPTVWIATDDREDQVAYVYQGAMAGMGSYPLQVKAAKEALAVHLMTGSPDYYLRLLSQPFMLRKKKSLDPAQEIHHVWDQAKFVKALGSSDVFFCNRSELATALRYIGKENPENLLTHIPVVVSTLGAKGARIMTRNETVDVPAIKAKVLDPTGAGDAFRAGFYAGLYRGMGWLECGALGCAAASYAISSPGSLTNVPDWEMVRERAEPLL; the protein is encoded by the coding sequence ATGGAGCCTTTCCTGTGCGTCTATGGTCACACTAACATCGACCAAATCCTGAGGTTGAAAGAACTGCCGGAGAGGAACACCTCCGCTAATGTGCTCAGCAAGAAGAGCTTCTTCGGAGGCACCGGGGCCAACGTAGCCACCATGGCCTCGGCCCTCGGAGTGCCCACCGCCCTGGTGTCGTACGTCGGCAAGGACCTGCCACCGGCCTTCCGGGAGCTGATGGTCTCCAAAGGGGTCATACTGGACGAGCTGGTGGAGGTGGAGGGAGAGGAGACGCCCACGGTATGGATAGCCACCGACGACCGGGAGGACCAGGTGGCCTACGTCTATCAGGGAGCCATGGCCGGCATGGGCTCATACCCTCTGCAGGTTAAGGCGGCCAAGGAGGCCCTCGCCGTCCACTTGATGACCGGCTCGCCCGATTATTACCTGAGGCTGCTCTCCCAACCGTTCATGCTGCGCAAGAAGAAATCGCTGGACCCGGCGCAGGAGATCCACCACGTGTGGGACCAGGCAAAGTTCGTTAAGGCCCTGGGATCCTCCGACGTGTTCTTCTGCAACCGGAGCGAGCTGGCCACAGCCCTCCGTTACATAGGGAAGGAGAACCCGGAGAACCTATTGACCCACATTCCTGTGGTAGTGAGCACCCTGGGGGCCAAAGGCGCGCGCATAATGACCAGGAACGAGACGGTGGACGTGCCCGCGATCAAGGCCAAAGTACTGGACCCCACGGGTGCTGGGGACGCTTTCCGTGCCGGCTTCTACGCCGGGCTGTACAGGGGCATGGGGTGGCTGGAATGCGGAGCGCTAGGGTGCGCCGCCGCCTCCTACGCCATCTCCTCACCAGGCTCCCTGACCAACGTCCCCGATTGGGAGATGGTGCGGGAGAGGGCGGAGCCCCTGCTGTGA
- a CDS encoding adenosylhomocysteinase — MDQELLLKGSRRLSWAEAHMSVLREVGEALRKEGSLKGVKVGMALHVEAKTGMLAVTLARAGAQVRLASCNPLSTDDSVALALKEERGVEVYARKGESHSEYYENLNAVLDMHPQFVIDDGADLITMLHTTHREQLKEVRGGNEETTTGVIRLRAMAAQGELRFPVMAVNDARMKYLFDNRYGTGQSTFDGFMNATNLLVAGKTLVVAGYGWCGRGVAMRAKGLGADVIVTEVDPIRAIEARLDGYQVLPMMKAVRRADIIISVTGCKDVVRAEHFAVIKDGCVLGNSGHFDNEVSKKALEELAAPPVRVREQVERYDLRNGRKVYLISEGRLMNLAAGQGHPVEIMDMSFSIQALALGHLVQNHSKMGPKVYPVPPEIDEMVARIKLRTMGLSIDELTPGQKKYLEDWQEGT, encoded by the coding sequence ATGGACCAAGAACTTCTGTTGAAAGGCTCTCGCCGGCTAAGCTGGGCGGAGGCGCACATGTCGGTGCTTAGAGAGGTGGGGGAAGCACTACGAAAGGAAGGCTCCCTGAAAGGCGTTAAGGTGGGCATGGCCCTGCACGTGGAGGCCAAGACCGGCATGCTGGCAGTGACGCTGGCCCGGGCCGGGGCCCAGGTACGACTGGCCAGCTGCAACCCCCTGTCCACGGACGACTCGGTGGCCTTGGCGCTCAAGGAGGAGAGGGGCGTCGAGGTCTACGCCCGGAAGGGGGAGAGCCATTCCGAGTACTACGAGAACCTGAACGCCGTTCTGGACATGCACCCCCAGTTCGTCATCGACGACGGGGCTGACCTGATCACCATGCTGCACACCACCCATCGGGAGCAGCTAAAGGAGGTCAGAGGGGGTAACGAGGAGACCACCACCGGGGTGATACGCCTCAGGGCCATGGCCGCCCAGGGCGAGCTGAGGTTCCCGGTCATGGCGGTCAACGACGCCCGCATGAAGTACCTCTTCGACAACCGCTACGGCACAGGCCAGAGCACCTTCGACGGCTTCATGAACGCCACCAACCTGCTGGTGGCCGGCAAGACGCTGGTGGTGGCTGGCTACGGCTGGTGCGGAAGGGGGGTGGCCATGAGGGCCAAGGGCCTCGGGGCTGACGTCATAGTCACCGAGGTGGACCCGATAAGGGCCATAGAGGCCCGGCTGGACGGCTACCAGGTCCTGCCCATGATGAAGGCGGTCCGCCGGGCGGACATCATCATCTCCGTCACCGGCTGCAAGGACGTGGTGCGGGCCGAGCATTTCGCGGTCATCAAGGACGGCTGCGTCCTGGGCAATTCCGGCCATTTCGACAACGAGGTGTCCAAGAAGGCCCTGGAAGAGCTGGCCGCTCCGCCGGTAAGGGTCAGGGAGCAGGTGGAGCGCTACGATCTGCGGAACGGGAGGAAGGTCTATCTGATCTCCGAAGGCCGCCTGATGAACCTGGCCGCGGGGCAAGGCCACCCGGTGGAGATAATGGACATGAGCTTCTCCATACAGGCCTTGGCCTTAGGGCATCTGGTCCAGAACCATTCGAAGATGGGACCGAAGGTGTATCCCGTGCCGCCGGAGATAGACGAGATGGTGGCCAGGATCAAGCTGCGCACCATGGGATTGAGCATCGATGAACTGACCCCCGGACAGAAAAAATACCTTGAGGACTGGCAGGAGGGCACCTGA